One Podarcis raffonei isolate rPodRaf1 chromosome 3, rPodRaf1.pri, whole genome shotgun sequence genomic region harbors:
- the TINAG gene encoding tubulointerstitial nephritis antigen: MEIYTCLFVFCCFAVMLCMDRLYASKNNILLKDHSTENRAKRTLSGGSYCRLRGCCPGRDDGCTFLYYARNATCYCDAFCSSGPPGSVDCCPDFWTVCWGHPITASSVLAGCFKGGRYYEEGGTIQDNCNSCKCTSSKWNCLEETCLVQPSLIKQINDGNYGWKATNYSQFWGMSLKEGFYYRLGTFPPSAALLDTRQVTENLITGTDFPEFFVASYEWPGWIHDPLDQRNCAASWAFSTASVAADRIAIGSKGRFTDNLSPQNLISCDTRNQLGCRGGSINGAWSYLKKYGLVSHACYPLFWNQSDPAACGVSSVADAAGKRQATRPCPNALEPSNRIYQCGSPYRISSQEMDIMNEIKENGPVQALMHVYHDFFLYKSGIYKHIRRTGGQLQHENHRRTHSVKIVGWGALPDADGQKQKFWIAANSWGSSWGENGYFRILRGENECDIEKLIIATKCHL, translated from the exons ATGGAGATCTATAcctgcctttttgttttttgttgctttGCAGTCATGCTTTGCATGGACAGATTATATGCCTCCAAGAATAATATTCTGCTGAAAGACCATTCGACGGAAAACAGAGCCAAAAGGACGCTATCCGGGGGAAGTTACTGTAGGCTACGAGGCTGCTGTCCAGGCAGAGATGATGGCTGCACCTTTCTGTACTATGCCAGGAATGCCACATGCTACTGTGATGCTTTCTGTTCCTCAGGCCCTCCTGGCTCTGTAGACTGCTGCCCTGATTTCTGGACTGTTTGCTGGGGCCACCCTATTACAGCTTCATCAGTGCTAGCGG GATGCTTCAAAGGTGGTCGGTACTATGAAGAAGGAGGAACGATTCAAGACAACTGCAATTCCTG CAAATGCACGAGCAGCAAGTGGAACTGCCTAGAAGAAACGTGCCTCGTGCAGCCCAGCTTAATTAAGCAAATCAACGATGGTAACTATGG ATGGAAAGCTACGAACTACAGTCAGTTCTGGGGAATGAGTTTGAAAGAAGGTTTCTATTATCGTCTTGGCACGTTTCCCCCATCTGCTGCCCTGCTGGACACAAGACAAGTCACG GAAAACCTGATCACAGGAACAGATTTCCCCGAATTTTTTGTGGCCTCGTATGAATGGCCTGGGTGGATTCATGACCCACTGGATCAGAGAAACTGTGCAGCATCCTGGGCCTTTTCAACTGCAA GTGTTGCGGCAGACAGAATAGCAATTGGGTCCAAAGGCCGTTTCACAGACAACCTTTCCCCTCAAAATTTGATCTCTTGTGACACCAGAAACCAGCTTGGATGCAGAGGAGGAAGCATAAATGGGGCTTGGTCTTACCTCAAAAAATATGG GCTGGTGTCTCATGCTTGCTACCCATTATTCTGGAATCAATCTGACCCGGCTGCTTGTGGGGTTTCAAGCGTGGCTGATGCTGCTGGGAAAAGGCAGGCTACGCGACCATGTCCAAATGCCTTAGAACCATCCAACCGCATTTATCAGTGCGGTTCTCCCTACAGAATCTCCTCACAG GAGATGGACATAATGAATGAAATTAAGGAGAACGGGCCAGTGCAAG CTCTCATGCACGTGTATCATGATTTCTTCCTTTACAAGAGCGGGATCTATAAGCACATTCGGAGGACAGGTGGCCAGCTGCAACATGAGAATCACAGGAGAACCCATTCTGTAAAGATTGTTGG GTGGGGTGCACTGCCAGATGCAGATGGACAAAAGCAGAAATTCTGG ATTGCTGCAAATTCCTGGGGGAGCTCCTGGGGAGAAAATGGCTATTTCAGGATTTTACGTGGAGAAAACGAATGTGATATTGAAAAGCTGATTATAGCTACTAAGTGTCACCTTTAG